The nucleotide window CCGTCGTAAGAACGGAAAGCGCATAATGCCTGCATGCTCTTGCATAAAACCGGGCAAACCATTCCACGGTTTTTGGAAAATTATCCAGTTGATTGGACACCTCCGCAGGACTGAGTTTATGGCCATACAGAAAATGATGCACCAGGGATAATCCCATCCCTGAGACCACGATATCGCCATAACCATAACTTTTTCCTGTTTCTCTTGCCAGAAACCGTTCATATTCTTTTTCTTCAGCACCTGTGAACATGAAACCCACATGTCCGGATTCAGAGGGCACCGCAACGTAGTTCCCCGAATCCAGCGGCACAAGCGCGCAATGTCCAAGGCCTGTTCCAGCACCAATGACACCGACAACCCCTTCCGCATCCGCGATGGCATGATGAATCAGTACCGGATTTTTAACGGCAGGACTTCTGCAGGCAAAAGCCTGAGCCACAAAATCATTGATAAGGATACTCGGGGGAAAACCACTTGCTGACAATTTGGAAACATCAATCAACCATGAAATATTGGCTGGCTGACAAATTTTCTTTTGTCGAACAGCCCCGGGAACCGCGAATACAGCGGCATTACATTCTCTGATGGGTAATTCCGAATCCTCCCTCAGAGTCTGGAGCATCTGCTCAAAAGAACTGAAGGAGCCCGTCAAAAATTTTTCTGAAGCAAGCATCTCCAGTTCATTTGTACCTTTTTTTTCAAACACCGCGAAACGACTGTTCGTTCCACCAATGTCCGCAGCCAGTATTTTCATAATTTTTCTCCAAAGAATAGGCCTATGAACTTCAATTCATAAAAGCTATACGCAAAATTTATATCATTGACAAGAACTGAGATACCCCTGAATTATTATCAGGTGTTTTTGAAGTGATTGTTCTTGCACTTGACAGGCAACCTTGTCATGAAATTGTAGAGACGTGTTTCAAACCCGTCGCTACTGGCACATAATTCTTGTTTTGCAAGGCATTCAATAACCGGAAATTTTCGGTTGGTAACGAAATTCAGGATTCAAATGAGATGGAATTCCAACCAATATTACCCGCTTGTTAAAACAAACAAGGACACCATACAAATTGCCATCATCCTGTTACAGGCCTATCCCCTGACACAGGCATCCCTGGAAATTTTGGGTAGTAAACTTCTTGAAAAACTGGAATTCGGTTTTTTTACGGGCGGGCAGGAAATTATCCATGAAGGCGATGCGGGAAAAGACATGTATCTGCTTTGTGAGGGGATTGTCGATGTCCTCGTGAATGATCAGATCGTGGTACAGATGGAATCTCCAGCCTTGATCGGTGACAAAGCTATGGTCGAACCCAATTCCAAACGAGCGGCTACCATTCGTGTTGCGGAAGGTGAAACGTTATTTCTGATCAAAATCCCGATGGGAACTTTTATCAGAAGCTATAAAGAACCTTTGCCGGATTCAGAATTTTTGCAGGAAGTCAAAATATTCTCCAATATTTTTCAGGAAATACAAAAAAGATTATTCAACTACGTCCATCTTCAAAAAAACCTCTGGGAAGAAGTCAACACCACCCTCAAAAT belongs to SAR324 cluster bacterium and includes:
- a CDS encoding glucokinase, translated to MMKILAADIGGTNSRFAVFEKKGTNELEMLASEKFLTGSFSSFEQMLQTLREDSELPIRECNAAVFAVPGAVRQKKICQPANISWLIDVSKLSASGFPPSILINDFVAQAFACRSPAVKNPVLIHHAIADAEGVVGVIGAGTGLGHCALVPLDSGNYVAVPSESGHVGFMFTGAEEKEYERFLARETGKSYGYGDIVVSGMGLSLVHHFLYGHKLSPAEVSNQLDNFPKTVEWFARFYARACRHYALSVLTTGGLFIAGGVAAKNPGLVNNLSFLNEFLNSPTQEALLRTIPVFLNLNEDSGLFGAALYGIQFF